The following proteins are co-located in the Spirosoma montaniterrae genome:
- a CDS encoding DUF5060 domain-containing protein, protein MKRCQLIISFLLGLIAVQCQLQAQSVPERVLVQDALAGQTTGKPQGAGAFVEAGGWRSAGGRIIYDAGEAIERGYFEATIRGMTLPAVGAAKSNILSAWESGEPFKSGKEKGSNWMLRIGTSCHLKMLAFSDGSGTRYEVNVPDVTVRGEAHRYRMEWNRGRLTYTIDGKRLGEFPFARMSLRYFVIGLDNSFVSDALTDPAPIISDVRLVSQSEPMPTTPVATEVVERYGIFDKIFIGNSSQTTDSQTKAMFTRHAGGTYEIPLFPDGANGWRFRFSPDSPGRWTWRIQSADARLNGQTGVFTCVPSDNRGGVIVKGHAPGRELTYQNGRPYWLMGETNWAAFRAEPTENLTFDTFRQYVDKRVGQGFTFLQTALLPGGSNEGGKPFLDRAMTQPNLAYWQAIDRRVNYLNQKGITPLLVLAWGDRQNPLGATAWSDFADQTARERYAAYVIARYSAYNVAFGIAADWNKTDDSPTQAARMDRLGTLMQQTDPHHRWITILGDAGKEAGSVSRFAGASWMSFYDFRNSLQNLYVRNYTYQIPQKITVHTGYAPVDATPDAFRHATWDVVMAGNYPVTAFADTYLGGLQFGGKFGADSAAQRVKFEQLALLRHFFEEVAPNGNGRGEWSWIKPFHRSFRADTLIRAAIGRSADGPRHTPPTVMHSVLAKEGKGFTAVVYMRGQAGPHTLTPLHDPLDPAPKLTQRLHSIHRYNPRTGEYVHERDVTGTSATLTLTPPDAQDWVFVVQRKNVFDPLAAK, encoded by the coding sequence ATGAAGCGTTGTCAACTGATTATCAGCTTTCTGCTCGGCTTGATAGCCGTCCAATGTCAACTTCAGGCGCAATCAGTTCCCGAACGGGTACTGGTGCAGGACGCCTTAGCCGGTCAAACAACGGGGAAACCGCAGGGAGCCGGAGCGTTTGTCGAAGCGGGCGGCTGGCGCAGTGCGGGCGGACGGATTATTTACGATGCAGGCGAAGCCATTGAGCGCGGCTATTTCGAGGCTACCATTCGGGGTATGACGCTACCGGCAGTCGGTGCGGCCAAGTCGAATATTCTATCGGCCTGGGAATCGGGCGAGCCATTCAAATCGGGTAAGGAAAAAGGCAGCAACTGGATGCTGCGGATTGGTACGTCGTGCCATCTTAAGATGCTGGCATTCAGCGACGGATCGGGCACGCGCTACGAAGTCAATGTACCCGACGTAACGGTGCGGGGTGAAGCACACCGTTACCGGATGGAGTGGAACCGGGGGCGGCTGACTTACACCATCGACGGAAAACGATTAGGCGAATTTCCGTTTGCCCGGATGAGCCTGCGGTACTTCGTGATTGGTCTCGACAACTCGTTTGTCAGCGACGCCCTCACCGACCCGGCTCCCATCATTAGCGACGTTCGATTGGTCAGCCAATCCGAACCCATGCCCACTACGCCCGTTGCTACCGAGGTCGTGGAACGATACGGTATTTTTGATAAAATCTTTATTGGTAATTCGTCACAAACCACTGATAGTCAAACAAAAGCGATGTTCACTCGCCATGCGGGCGGCACGTATGAAATTCCGCTTTTTCCTGACGGTGCCAACGGCTGGCGATTCCGCTTCTCACCGGATTCGCCCGGTCGCTGGACGTGGCGCATCCAGTCTGCCGATGCCCGGCTGAATGGGCAAACGGGCGTATTTACCTGCGTACCATCCGACAACCGGGGCGGGGTGATTGTGAAAGGCCACGCGCCCGGTCGCGAGCTGACCTACCAGAATGGGCGTCCGTACTGGCTGATGGGGGAGACAAACTGGGCCGCTTTCCGCGCTGAACCAACCGAAAATCTGACGTTTGACACGTTCCGGCAGTACGTCGATAAGCGGGTTGGTCAGGGCTTTACGTTCCTCCAAACAGCCCTGCTGCCGGGAGGGAGTAACGAAGGTGGTAAACCATTTTTAGACCGGGCCATGACCCAACCCAATCTGGCCTACTGGCAGGCCATTGACCGGCGTGTAAACTACCTGAACCAAAAAGGCATAACACCCCTGCTCGTGCTGGCCTGGGGCGACCGCCAGAACCCGCTCGGTGCTACGGCCTGGTCTGACTTTGCCGATCAAACCGCCCGCGAACGGTATGCTGCATACGTCATTGCCCGCTACTCGGCTTACAACGTAGCGTTTGGCATTGCCGCCGACTGGAACAAGACAGACGACAGCCCCACACAAGCGGCCCGCATGGACCGACTCGGCACGCTGATGCAGCAGACCGATCCGCACCACCGCTGGATTACCATTCTGGGCGATGCGGGTAAAGAGGCCGGGTCGGTGAGTCGGTTTGCCGGGGCATCGTGGATGAGTTTTTATGATTTCCGCAATAGCCTGCAAAACCTGTACGTCCGCAACTACACGTATCAAATCCCCCAGAAAATTACCGTGCATACGGGCTACGCGCCCGTCGATGCTACGCCCGATGCGTTTCGGCACGCCACCTGGGACGTAGTGATGGCCGGTAATTATCCCGTTACGGCTTTTGCCGATACGTACCTCGGCGGGTTGCAGTTCGGCGGCAAATTCGGGGCCGATTCGGCAGCACAACGAGTGAAATTCGAGCAGCTTGCCTTGCTGCGGCATTTTTTTGAAGAGGTAGCACCCAACGGCAACGGACGGGGTGAGTGGTCGTGGATAAAACCCTTCCACCGCTCGTTCCGGGCCGACACGCTGATTCGGGCCGCTATCGGACGTAGTGCCGACGGGCCGCGCCATACTCCGCCCACCGTGATGCACAGCGTATTGGCCAAAGAGGGCAAAGGCTTTACGGCGGTAGTGTATATGCGCGGGCAGGCCGGGCCGCACACGCTGACGCCCCTGCACGACCCCCTCGACCCGGCACCGAAGCTTACGCAGCGGCTCCATTCCATCCATCGCTACAACCCCCGCACGGGCGAGTACGTCCACGAGCGCGACGTAACGGGTACGTCGGCCACGCTCACGCTGACTCCGCCCGACGCGCAGGACTGGGTATTCGTGGTTCAGCGCAAAAACGTCTTCGACCCGCTGGCTGCCAAGTAA
- a CDS encoding SusC/RagA family TonB-linked outer membrane protein, translating into MKSVLAIQFLGCFFYTLFVCFPAISVAETSGAQKAAAADRTVNGRVTDETGSGLPGVSVAVKGTNRGTTTDAEGRYRIAVPDSPGTILVFSFVGYLAQEVRVGNQSALNVSLQIDTKALSEVVVVGYGEQNRRDVTGSVASISARQIENVPVTGLDQALTGQLAGVQVQETTGAPGGTINVRVRGSGSIGAGNEPLYVVDGFPGVTNITAINPNDIQSIEVLKDASAAAIYGSRGANGVVIITTKQGRNGRTTFRLDTYTGFQNVLRKVDVLNATEYAKFHIDSKNNAYADAGGITDFTRFKNSRRPIGNQVLPLYLLNDSSNVINPALGAGTDWQDAIFRTAPINNVQLTATGGNERTRFAVTGGYFNQQGIIVSSGFQRYSVRLNLDTDLTRTVKLGINLAPTFSQRQIVNSDDTWSREGVVLTALTISPHIPLQLPDGTYPGQYQLGTPGFNAMINPYAIATQYKQGEKEFTTTGRLYLDWNPLPGLTARTSIGTNVVSSSYNGYYPSYLGRGGSAPPSLARAEARPSLLFNWVNTNTLTYTRSLAGKHNLLFLLGNETQKQGVEDTYVRGEKFSSDAAPYVGAAGLITAGSGGLSEWSLLSYFGRVTYDYAGRYLLTFNIRRDGSSRFGPNYKWGTFPSASAGWQVLDEPFMQSVKPVVSALKLRASYGLGGNNNIGNYAYQGLLSDQNYIFGAGLGELVTGLAPASLVNPDLRWETSRQGDVGIDAGFFNDRLQLTVDYYDKVTQDLLLNVNVPRITGYQRILTNIGRVRNWGWEFSLNSRNLKGGSGLEWTTNLNLSFNRNKVLALGATGDRILSGTSQIFESHVVEVGQPLGNFYGYQILGVFNTQEEINNHARWGSGPVTRPGDYKFQDTNGDGIINASDRTILGNAFPKLIYGLTNNFRYRGIELSVLIQGNYGNQVINGTSRFMATQRPGNNQYRRVIEGAWQSPENPGTGYARLGGSSNNIINMNSIWVEDGSFLRIRTVSLGYNLPTALLKPLGLRGGRVYALMQNPLMLSNYMGYNPDVSFSGRAVLNPGVDYGTYPLARATTFGLTVDF; encoded by the coding sequence ATGAAGTCAGTTTTAGCGATTCAATTTCTGGGGTGTTTTTTTTACACCCTGTTCGTGTGCTTTCCGGCCATCTCCGTCGCCGAAACATCGGGCGCGCAAAAGGCTGCTGCCGCCGACCGCACGGTGAACGGGCGCGTGACCGACGAAACAGGAAGCGGTTTGCCGGGCGTGAGTGTGGCCGTGAAAGGCACCAACCGGGGCACCACTACCGATGCCGAAGGTCGCTACCGTATCGCTGTACCCGACAGCCCCGGAACAATACTTGTCTTTTCGTTTGTGGGGTATCTGGCGCAGGAGGTACGGGTTGGCAACCAGTCTGCCCTCAACGTCAGCCTGCAAATCGATACCAAAGCACTTAGCGAAGTAGTGGTGGTCGGCTATGGCGAACAGAACCGGCGCGACGTAACCGGCTCGGTAGCGTCGATTTCGGCCCGGCAAATCGAGAATGTACCCGTAACCGGCCTCGATCAGGCTCTGACGGGGCAGTTGGCGGGCGTGCAGGTGCAGGAAACTACGGGCGCACCCGGTGGCACCATCAACGTGCGGGTACGGGGCAGCGGCTCAATTGGCGCGGGCAACGAACCGCTGTACGTGGTTGATGGATTTCCGGGCGTAACGAACATCACAGCCATCAATCCCAATGATATTCAGTCGATTGAGGTACTGAAAGACGCCAGCGCGGCTGCCATTTATGGGTCAAGAGGGGCCAACGGCGTTGTAATCATTACGACCAAACAAGGCCGCAATGGACGCACTACGTTCCGGCTGGATACGTACACGGGCTTTCAGAACGTGCTCCGCAAGGTCGACGTGCTGAACGCAACCGAGTACGCTAAATTTCATATCGACTCTAAAAACAACGCCTACGCCGACGCAGGGGGCATTACCGACTTCACAAGGTTCAAAAACTCGCGTCGGCCTATCGGCAATCAGGTGTTGCCGTTGTATCTGCTCAATGATTCCTCGAACGTGATCAACCCGGCGTTGGGGGCTGGTACCGACTGGCAGGATGCCATTTTCCGCACGGCACCGATCAACAACGTTCAGCTAACGGCAACCGGTGGTAATGAACGTACCCGCTTTGCCGTAACGGGCGGCTATTTCAACCAGCAGGGCATTATTGTCAGTTCAGGTTTTCAACGGTACTCCGTCCGGTTAAACCTTGATACCGACCTGACGCGAACGGTAAAATTAGGCATCAATCTGGCTCCAACCTTCAGCCAGCGGCAGATCGTGAATTCAGATGATACCTGGTCGCGGGAGGGGGTGGTACTGACAGCACTGACCATTTCGCCCCACATTCCGCTACAGTTGCCCGATGGCACGTATCCGGGTCAGTATCAGCTTGGAACGCCCGGTTTCAACGCCATGATTAATCCCTATGCCATTGCTACTCAGTACAAGCAGGGTGAGAAAGAATTTACGACAACGGGTCGGCTCTACCTCGACTGGAACCCCCTGCCCGGACTTACGGCCCGCACGTCCATTGGCACCAACGTAGTCAGTTCATCGTATAACGGCTATTATCCGTCGTATCTGGGCCGGGGCGGGTCGGCACCACCGTCGCTGGCGCGGGCCGAAGCTCGCCCGTCGTTGCTATTCAACTGGGTCAATACCAACACACTAACCTATACGCGCTCGCTGGCTGGCAAGCATAATCTGTTGTTCCTGCTGGGCAACGAAACCCAGAAACAGGGCGTTGAGGACACGTATGTACGGGGGGAGAAATTCTCGTCGGATGCCGCGCCTTACGTTGGCGCAGCCGGGTTAATTACCGCTGGTTCGGGTGGTTTGTCGGAGTGGTCGCTGCTGTCGTACTTCGGGCGCGTCACCTACGATTACGCCGGTCGGTATCTGCTCACCTTCAACATCCGGCGCGATGGGTCGAGCCGGTTTGGGCCAAACTACAAATGGGGAACGTTCCCATCGGCTTCGGCGGGCTGGCAGGTGCTTGACGAGCCGTTTATGCAATCGGTAAAACCCGTTGTTTCGGCCCTGAAACTGCGGGCCAGCTACGGGCTGGGTGGCAACAACAACATCGGCAACTACGCCTATCAGGGCCTGCTCTCCGACCAAAACTATATTTTCGGGGCCGGGCTGGGTGAGTTGGTTACGGGGCTGGCCCCTGCCAGTTTGGTCAACCCCGATTTGCGCTGGGAAACCTCGCGGCAGGGCGACGTAGGGATCGATGCCGGTTTTTTCAACGACCGGCTGCAACTGACCGTCGATTACTACGACAAGGTAACGCAGGATTTGCTGTTGAACGTGAACGTACCCCGTATTACGGGCTACCAGCGCATTCTGACCAACATTGGGCGTGTGCGCAATTGGGGCTGGGAGTTTTCGCTCAACTCGCGCAACCTCAAAGGCGGCTCCGGGCTGGAGTGGACGACCAACCTGAACCTGTCGTTCAACCGCAACAAAGTGCTGGCTCTCGGCGCTACCGGCGACCGGATTTTGTCGGGCACGTCGCAGATTTTCGAGTCGCACGTAGTTGAAGTAGGGCAACCGCTGGGTAATTTCTACGGCTATCAGATTCTGGGCGTGTTCAATACGCAGGAAGAAATTAATAACCACGCCCGCTGGGGTTCAGGCCCCGTGACGCGGCCCGGCGATTACAAGTTTCAGGATACCAACGGCGACGGAATTATCAACGCATCGGATCGGACCATTCTGGGCAATGCGTTTCCGAAGCTCATTTACGGCCTGACCAATAATTTCCGCTATCGGGGCATTGAACTGAGCGTACTGATTCAGGGCAACTACGGCAATCAGGTTATTAACGGCACCTCGCGGTTTATGGCCACGCAGCGACCTGGCAACAACCAGTATCGGCGCGTCATCGAAGGCGCGTGGCAATCGCCCGAAAATCCCGGCACGGGATATGCGCGGCTGGGCGGTTCGTCGAACAACATCATCAACATGAACTCGATTTGGGTAGAAGATGGGTCGTTTCTGCGCATCCGAACCGTTTCGCTGGGTTATAACCTGCCCACGGCGTTGCTGAAACCGCTGGGCCTGCGCGGGGGGCGGGTATACGCGCTAATGCAGAACCCGCTGATGCTGAGCAACTACATGGGTTATAATCCCGACGTTAGTTTCAGTGGTCGGGCCGTGCTGAACCCCGGCGTCGATTATGGCACCTATCCGCTGGCCCGCGCCACTACGTTTGGTTTGACTGTAGATTTTTAA